Proteins encoded together in one Passer domesticus isolate bPasDom1 chromosome 6, bPasDom1.hap1, whole genome shotgun sequence window:
- the LOC135303099 gene encoding disintegrin and metalloproteinase domain-containing protein 20-like, with translation MGPLPGLLLLLLGVAGCPGARGARPAEPRAAWVTVPRQLSPRGDEDTPALSYWLNVAGRPRVLRLQPRRGLVSRPFTLVTYGRDGARREEHPFVRDNCFYQGDVVGSPGSLVGLSTCGRGLHGMLWVEDDTYQIEPVPNDPAFRHILYRMEEDHGPEGTSCGLTPDVLQQQKAVLPWFKAPKAAEENEKLKDWWTHIRYVKMVVVVDHVRFVKSGRSKSQVLKEVMQVINLGDILYKQLSVRLFLIGLEIWTEKNFINITNSIPKVLSDFNAWRKSNLLPRMYHDIAHLFAFQWFGSSLGLAYIGAVCDSHWAASVVSFTTLKLSSLIITFVHELGHNLGMVHDKPECNCKRKTCIMYENNAETDSFSDCSYKQYFELVVNGAPCLRQPPAPGTFYTGRSEYCGNKIVESGEQCDCGSAASCRRDPCCRANCTFTAGSDCASGKCCKNCKVLPAGTLCRASSGSCDLPEYCNGISPQCPVDVYIQDGAPCNDGVYCYQGKCSSHREKCQHLFGKQAKVAPLDCFKAVNTQGDRFGNCGIRDNIYFEKCSMRNVLCGRIQCENIVKIPFLQNHVTVVQTPVRDINCWGLDYHVGLPRADEGAVEDGTPCGSDMLCINRTCMSVLVLNYDCNMTKCHDRGVCNNRKNCHCEYGWAPPYCELEGYGGSIDSGPPPAKKTERAIVRLALFGFFSVCIVGVALSIRYRQKVEGWLAKIKAQFRRILQFFQRQKKRQVPKG, from the coding sequence ATGGGGCCGCTGCcggggctcctgctgctgctgctgggtgtggCGGGGTGCCCCGGGGCCCGGGGGGCGCGGCCCGCGGAGCCGCGCGCCGCGTGGGTGACGGTGCCGCGGCAGCTGAGCCCCCGGGGCGACGAGGACACCCCGGCCCTTTCCTACTGGCTCAACGTGGCCGGGCGGCCGCGGGTGCTGCGCCTGCAGCCCAGGAGGGGCCTGGTCTCCCGCCCCTTCACCCTCGTCACCTACGGCCGGGATGGGGCCCGCCGGGAGGAGCACCCCTTCGTGCGGGACAACTGCTTCTACCAGGGCGACGTGGTGGGGAGCCCCGGCTCCCTTGTGGGCCTCAGCACCTGCGGCAGGGGCCTGCACGGCATGCTCTGGGTGGAGGATGATACCTACCAGATCGAGCCCGTCCCCAATGATCCGGCCTTCCGGCACATTCTGTACCGCATGGAGGAGGACCACGGCCCCGAGGGAACCAGCTGCGGGCTGACGCCGGACGTGCTGCAGCAACAAAAGGCTGTGCTGCCGTGGTTCAAGGCTCCCAAGGCAGCGGAGGAGAACGAAAAGCTGAAGGACTGGTGGACACACATCAGGTATGTGAAGATGGTAGTGGTCGTGGACCACGTGCGGTTTGTGAAGTCAGGCAGGAGCAAATCCCAAGTCTTGAAGGAGGTCATGCAAGTCATCAATCTTGGGGACATTTTGTACAAACAGCTTTCTGTCCGGCTCTTTCTTATAGGACTGGAGATCTGGACTGAAAAAAACTTTATAAACATTACTAACTCTATTCCCAAGGTACTTAGTGACTTTAACGCCTGGAGAAAGTCAAACCTGTTGCCTCGCATGTACCACGATATTGCTCACTTATTTGCATTCCAGTGGTTTGGAAGCAGCCTGGGATTGGCATATATAGGGGCAGTGTGTGATAGCCACTGGGCAGCGTCTGTTGTTTCCTTCACTACGCTGAAGCTGTCTTCACTTATTATCACATTTGTCCATGAGCTGGGCCATAATCTTGGGATGGTCCATGATAAACCAGAATGTAATTGTAAACGCAAGACGTGCATTATGTATGAAAACAATGCTGAAACGGATTCGTTCAGTGACTGCAGTTACAAACAGTACTTTGAGCTGGTTGTAAATGGTGCTCCGTGCCTTCGTCAACCACCAGCACCTGGCACTTTCTACACCGGCAGAAGTGAATACTGTGGGAATAAGATAGTAGAAAGTGGAGAGCAATGTGACTGTGGTTCAGCAGCAAGCTGCCGAAGGGATCCTTGTTGCCGCGCAAACTGTACATTTACTGCAGGTTCAGACTGTGCATCTGGAAAATGCTGCAAGAACTGTAAGGTCCTTCCAGCAGGAACACTCTGCAGAGCAAGTAGTGGCAGCTGTGACCTGCCAGAGTATTGCAATGGGATTTCCCCTCAGTGCCCAGTGGATGTATACATACAAGATGGAGCTCCTTGCAATGATGGTGTTTATTGCTATCAAGGAAAATGTTCTTCCCACAGAGAAAAGTGCCAGCATCTCTTTGGCAAACAAGCCAAGGTTGCCCCTTTAGATTGCTTCAAAGCAGTGAATACTCAAGGTGACCGGTTTGGGAATTGTGGTATTCGTGACAATATCTATTTTGAAAAATGCAGCATGAGGAATGTCTTATGTGGTAGGATTCAGTGTGAAAACATAGTCAAAATACCTTTCTTGCAGAACCATGTAACAGTAGTCCAAACTCCTGTTCGAGATATAAATTGTTGGGGTCTCGACTATCACGTAGGTTTGCCAAGAGCAGATGAGGGAGCTGTGGAAGATGGCACACCATGTGGTAGTGATATGCTTTGTATCAACAGGACGTGTATGAGTGTATTGGTGCTGAACTACGACTGTAACATGACAAAGTGTCATGACAGAGGAGTGTGTAACAATCGCAAGAACTGTCACTGTGAGTATGGCTGGGCTCCTCCGTATTGTGAATTGGAAGGATATGGAGGTAGCATTGACAGTGGACCCCCTCCAGCCAAGAAGACCGAGAGAGCAATAGTAAGACTAGCactatttggttttttttctgtgtgtattGTTGGAGTAGCCCTTTCCATACGTTATAGACAGAAAGTAGAGGGATGGCTTGCGAAGATAAAAGCCCAGTTCCGTAGAATATTGCAGTTttttcaaagacagaaaaaaagacaagttCCTAAAGGATAG